The following are from one region of the Endozoicomonas sp. 4G genome:
- a CDS encoding aminoacyl-histidine dipeptidase yields MTQLVELSPQPIWRHFQALCKIPRPSKHEDAVREYVKAFGENLGLETLVDEVGNVIIRKPATRGMENRLGVVLQSHLDMVPQKNADTNHDFTKDPIKAYVDGEWVTAEGTTLGADNGIGVVAAMAVLESTEIPHGPIEALFTIDEESGMTGAHGLKPGLLKGEIMLNMDSEDEGELYVGCAGGVDVSVSHGYQQEFLEEGYSGFSLSLKGLKGGHSGVDIKLQRGNANKLMVRLLKALSEVDVRVAEYSGGTLRNAIPREAFVQVAIPSDRREEAARIVDEHLNIFRAELAEVEPDLSLVMAASEPVQKAMTRAEQSQLLNTLHVSPNGVHRMSLSVEGVVETSNNLAIIKVKEGQISVENMVRSLIDSAREEHAESIAGLYRLMGAEVSKQGAYPGWKPNTESAILKTMTGIHEQLFGYQPEIKVIHAGLECGLLGSAYPNWDMISFGPTIRFPHSPDEKVHIPAVENFWNYLVATLAAVPEA; encoded by the coding sequence GTGACCCAGCTTGTTGAATTATCCCCTCAACCTATTTGGCGACACTTTCAGGCGCTTTGCAAGATTCCTCGCCCCTCCAAACATGAAGATGCCGTGCGTGAATACGTAAAGGCGTTTGGCGAGAACCTTGGGCTGGAAACGCTTGTCGATGAAGTCGGCAACGTGATCATCCGCAAGCCAGCTACCAGAGGAATGGAAAATCGCCTTGGCGTCGTGCTCCAGAGTCATCTGGACATGGTGCCCCAGAAAAACGCAGATACGAACCATGATTTTACCAAAGATCCTATCAAGGCGTACGTTGATGGTGAATGGGTGACTGCCGAGGGAACCACTCTCGGAGCGGATAATGGTATCGGTGTGGTAGCAGCGATGGCTGTGCTTGAGTCGACGGAGATTCCTCACGGTCCCATTGAAGCTCTGTTCACCATTGATGAAGAGAGTGGTATGACCGGTGCGCATGGCCTTAAGCCCGGTTTGCTGAAAGGTGAAATCATGCTGAACATGGACTCCGAAGATGAAGGAGAACTCTATGTTGGCTGTGCCGGTGGTGTCGATGTCTCTGTTTCTCATGGCTATCAGCAAGAGTTTCTGGAAGAAGGATACAGCGGCTTCAGCCTTTCCCTGAAAGGCTTGAAAGGCGGTCACTCTGGGGTTGATATCAAACTGCAGCGGGGCAATGCCAACAAGCTGATGGTGAGGCTGTTGAAAGCCTTGTCTGAAGTGGATGTTCGAGTGGCAGAATACTCCGGTGGTACACTCAGGAATGCCATCCCGAGGGAGGCCTTTGTTCAGGTGGCTATTCCTTCAGATCGCCGCGAAGAGGCAGCACGTATCGTTGATGAGCACCTGAACATATTCCGCGCAGAGCTGGCGGAAGTAGAGCCCGATCTGAGTCTTGTTATGGCAGCATCAGAACCTGTTCAGAAGGCCATGACCCGGGCGGAACAGAGTCAGTTGCTGAATACCCTGCATGTCTCTCCAAATGGCGTCCACCGAATGAGTCTGAGTGTGGAAGGGGTGGTGGAAACGTCCAATAATCTGGCCATTATCAAGGTCAAAGAGGGTCAGATTAGCGTTGAAAATATGGTGCGAAGTCTGATTGACAGTGCCAGGGAAGAACATGCCGAGAGCATTGCCGGTTTGTATCGGTTGATGGGGGCTGAGGTCAGTAAGCAGGGGGCTTACCCCGGGTGGAAGCCCAATACCGAGTCGGCTATTTTGAAAACCATGACAGGCATTCATGAGCAGCTGTTCGGTTACCAGCCTGAGATCAAAGTGATTCATGCGGGCCTTGAGTGTGGCTTGCTGGGCAGTGCTTATCCAAACTGGGACATGATCTCCTTTGGCCCAACCATACGGTTCCCCCATTCACCGGATGAAAAAGTCCATATTCCGGCGGTTGAAAATTTCTGGAACTACCTGGTGGCAACGCTGGCAGCTGTTCCTGAAGCCTGA
- the aat gene encoding leucyl/phenylalanyl-tRNA--protein transferase, giving the protein MRKTISLLDPHKPQFPAIHEALDYPNGLLAMGGNLAPETLADAYKRGIFPWFNEGEPILWWSPNPRMVLYPDQLHISRSMKRFLKKHSYRVSFDEAFSEVMTACSSPRSNQEGTWIIDEMKAAYTALFKQGLAHSVEVWSDHKLVGGLYGVAIDKVFFGESMFSFETNTSKLAMIMLCKELLNRDFHLIDCQIHSPHLESLGARMISRDAFLKALKDGCRTPATSAHWK; this is encoded by the coding sequence ATGCGCAAAACCATTTCTCTACTTGATCCACATAAGCCTCAATTCCCAGCCATCCATGAGGCGCTGGATTACCCTAACGGCCTATTGGCCATGGGAGGCAACCTTGCCCCTGAAACCCTTGCTGATGCCTATAAGAGAGGTATATTCCCATGGTTCAACGAAGGCGAACCTATTCTCTGGTGGTCTCCCAACCCGAGAATGGTGCTTTACCCGGATCAACTTCACATCAGCCGCTCAATGAAACGGTTTCTGAAAAAGCACTCTTATCGAGTCAGTTTTGATGAAGCTTTCAGCGAGGTCATGACGGCCTGCTCATCTCCTCGAAGCAACCAGGAAGGCACGTGGATCATTGACGAGATGAAAGCAGCTTACACAGCACTGTTTAAACAGGGTCTAGCTCATTCAGTGGAAGTCTGGTCTGACCATAAACTGGTGGGCGGACTGTATGGCGTGGCGATTGATAAGGTTTTCTTTGGCGAATCCATGTTCAGCTTCGAAACCAACACGTCAAAACTTGCAATGATTATGCTGTGCAAAGAACTACTGAACAGAGACTTCCATCTGATCGACTGCCAGATACACAGCCCCCACCTTGAGTCCCTGGGCGCAAGAATGATCAGTCGGGACGCATTTCTCAAAGCATTGAAAGACGGTTGCCGAACACCTGCAACCAGTGCACACTGGAAGTAG
- a CDS encoding arginyltransferase: MSALKNLKFYATQPHNCSYLEDRQAITLFMDPDKDLDPALYRDLADIGFRRSGQHVYKPQCLGCNACIPARVVANLFEPKRKHKKLFRKNQDIVVTRSEAEYDDETYQLYKKYISIQHRDGDMYPPSMEQFQSFLVGCPEFSCYYKFWLDEKLVAVAVTDELSNGLSAIYTFYDPEISQTRSLGSYCILWQIEETKKLGLKYLHLGYWIKDCKKMSYKIQYRPLEVYVNNHWVTLK; the protein is encoded by the coding sequence ATGAGCGCACTAAAAAACCTTAAATTCTATGCAACCCAGCCACATAACTGCAGCTACCTGGAAGACAGGCAGGCCATAACACTATTTATGGATCCCGACAAAGATTTGGATCCGGCACTCTACCGGGATCTGGCCGACATCGGGTTTCGAAGAAGTGGTCAACACGTCTACAAACCTCAGTGCCTGGGCTGCAATGCCTGCATCCCGGCCAGGGTCGTCGCCAACCTGTTCGAACCTAAACGTAAGCACAAAAAGCTGTTCAGAAAAAACCAGGATATTGTAGTAACACGATCCGAAGCCGAATATGACGATGAAACCTACCAGCTCTATAAAAAATACATCTCCATACAGCACCGTGATGGCGACATGTATCCCCCCTCAATGGAACAGTTCCAATCTTTTCTGGTAGGTTGCCCTGAGTTCAGTTGCTACTACAAATTCTGGCTGGACGAAAAGCTGGTGGCGGTTGCCGTCACAGACGAGCTGTCCAATGGACTCTCTGCTATTTATACCTTTTATGACCCCGAAATCAGCCAGACCAGAAGCCTGGGCAGTTACTGCATTCTCTGGCAGATAGAAGAAACCAAAAAGTTAGGACTTAAGTACCTTCATTTGGGCTATTGGATCAAGGACTGCAAAAAAATGAGTTACAAGATTCAATACCGCCCTCTGGAAGTCTATGTTAACAATCACTGGGTTACCCTGAAGTAG
- the infA gene encoding translation initiation factor IF-1 → MAKEESLEMEGTVIDTLPNTMFRVELENGHVVTAHISGKMRKNYIRILTGDKVKVELTPYDLTKGRITYRSR, encoded by the coding sequence ATGGCGAAAGAAGAAAGTCTTGAAATGGAAGGCACTGTCATCGACACCCTGCCTAACACCATGTTCCGTGTAGAACTGGAAAACGGCCACGTCGTGACCGCTCATATTTCAGGCAAAATGCGTAAAAACTATATCCGCATTCTGACCGGCGACAAGGTCAAAGTTGAACTGACACCTTATGACCTGACCAAAGGCCGTATTACCTATCGCTCTCGCTGA
- the clpA gene encoding ATP-dependent Clp protease ATP-binding subunit ClpA: MLNKDLELTLNSAFRDVRSKRHEFMTVEHLLLALLDNESAARVLAACGVETEKLRKELIDFVDSTTPLIPANDTERETQPTLGFQRVLQRAVFHVQSSGKKEVTGANVLVAIFSEQESQAVYFLKQQDVARIDVVNYIAHGISKLPGNELEELGGEIMEETTDSDAAGKDPLKDYATNLNEQARIGKIDPLVGRAEEVERVSQILTRRRKNNPLLVGEAGVGKTAVAEGLAKRIVDGEVPEVLSEAVVYSLDLGSLLAGTKYRGDFEKRFKKLLSELKKLDNAILFIDEIHTIIGAGAASGGVMDASNLLKPLLTSGDLRCIGSTTFQEFRGIFEKDRALARRFQKVDITEPSVDDTIDILRGLKSRFEEHHTIEYKDDALKAAAELANRYINDRHMPDKAIDVIDEAGAYQRLLPEKERKKIIEVGDVESIVAKIARIPPKSVSSSDKELLSKLERNLKMVVFGQDAAIVSLSTAIKLSRAGLKAPDKPVGAFLFSGPTGVGKTEVCRQLAKSMGVELVRFDMSEYMEAHTVSRLIGAPPGYVGYDQGGLLTEAINKTPHCVLLLDEIEKGHPDVFNLLLQVMDHGTLTDNNGRKADFRNVILIMTTNAGAETMTRSSIGFTEQDHTTDGMEAIKKTFTPEFRNRLDSIIPFESLSEDTIKHVVDKFLTELQAQLDERRVQIDVDDKAQEWLAEKGYDRMMGARPMGRVIQEHLKKPLAEQILFGKLSENGGFVRVTVKKGELFLKFEPAKSLTSDLEAVDGEQG, from the coding sequence ATGCTCAATAAAGACCTCGAACTGACTCTTAACAGTGCTTTCCGTGACGTAAGAAGCAAACGGCATGAATTCATGACCGTGGAGCATCTGCTTCTGGCACTGCTTGATAATGAATCCGCCGCCCGGGTATTAGCTGCTTGTGGCGTGGAAACCGAAAAGCTGCGCAAGGAGCTGATCGACTTTGTTGATTCAACAACCCCGTTAATACCTGCCAACGATACAGAGCGTGAAACTCAACCTACCCTTGGTTTTCAGAGAGTTCTGCAGCGTGCTGTTTTTCATGTACAAAGTTCAGGAAAAAAAGAAGTCACCGGCGCCAATGTTCTGGTCGCAATTTTCAGTGAACAGGAGAGTCAGGCCGTCTACTTTCTCAAGCAGCAAGATGTTGCCCGCATAGATGTAGTGAATTATATCGCTCACGGTATTTCCAAACTGCCGGGCAATGAGCTGGAAGAGCTGGGTGGTGAAATCATGGAGGAAACCACTGACTCTGATGCTGCCGGTAAAGATCCACTGAAGGATTACGCCACCAATCTTAATGAGCAGGCCCGCATAGGTAAGATTGATCCGTTGGTGGGTCGGGCAGAAGAAGTTGAGCGGGTATCCCAGATATTAACTCGCCGTCGTAAGAATAACCCTCTGCTGGTGGGTGAGGCAGGTGTTGGTAAAACCGCCGTGGCTGAAGGGCTGGCAAAAAGAATAGTGGATGGGGAGGTGCCTGAGGTGCTCTCCGAAGCAGTGGTGTACTCCCTGGATCTCGGTTCGTTGCTGGCTGGCACCAAGTACCGCGGTGACTTTGAGAAGCGGTTCAAAAAGTTACTGAGCGAACTTAAAAAACTGGATAACGCCATTCTTTTCATTGATGAGATTCATACCATTATCGGTGCCGGTGCAGCATCCGGTGGTGTTATGGATGCTTCCAACCTGTTAAAGCCGCTACTGACCTCCGGCGATCTTCGTTGCATCGGCTCAACGACGTTTCAGGAGTTTCGTGGTATTTTCGAAAAGGATCGTGCCCTGGCTCGCCGCTTCCAGAAAGTTGATATCACTGAGCCAAGCGTTGACGATACCATCGATATTCTTCGCGGACTCAAAAGCCGCTTTGAAGAGCATCACACCATTGAATACAAGGATGATGCCCTGAAGGCCGCAGCAGAGTTAGCCAATCGCTATATCAACGATCGTCACATGCCTGACAAAGCGATTGATGTTATTGATGAGGCAGGCGCTTATCAGCGACTGCTGCCAGAAAAAGAGCGCAAAAAAATCATCGAAGTGGGTGATGTTGAAAGCATTGTTGCCAAGATTGCCCGGATTCCTCCCAAGTCTGTCTCTTCATCCGACAAAGAGTTGCTCTCCAAACTTGAAAGAAATCTCAAAATGGTGGTTTTCGGTCAGGATGCAGCCATTGTTTCTCTTTCAACAGCGATTAAGCTGTCACGCGCTGGTTTGAAAGCACCGGATAAGCCAGTAGGCGCTTTCCTGTTCTCAGGGCCGACAGGTGTCGGTAAAACAGAAGTGTGTCGTCAGCTGGCCAAGTCCATGGGTGTTGAGCTGGTTCGTTTTGATATGTCCGAGTATATGGAAGCTCATACCGTATCAAGACTGATTGGTGCTCCTCCTGGTTATGTCGGGTATGACCAGGGCGGTCTTTTGACCGAAGCGATCAACAAGACTCCTCATTGTGTCCTGTTGCTGGATGAAATTGAGAAAGGGCATCCGGATGTGTTCAACCTGCTGTTGCAGGTAATGGACCATGGCACCCTTACAGACAACAATGGTCGTAAAGCTGACTTTAGAAACGTCATACTGATCATGACCACCAATGCCGGTGCTGAAACCATGACTCGCAGTTCTATTGGTTTCACTGAGCAGGACCATACGACAGATGGCATGGAGGCCATCAAGAAAACCTTTACACCGGAATTCAGGAACCGTCTTGATTCTATTATTCCCTTTGAGTCACTGTCTGAAGATACCATCAAGCATGTTGTCGATAAGTTTCTTACCGAACTTCAGGCGCAACTGGATGAGAGAAGGGTTCAGATTGATGTTGATGATAAGGCTCAAGAGTGGCTGGCAGAAAAAGGCTATGATCGTATGATGGGGGCTCGTCCGATGGGGCGTGTTATCCAGGAGCATCTCAAAAAGCCCCTGGCGGAACAGATTCTCTTTGGCAAGCTGTCTGAGAACGGCGGTTTTGTTCGTGTGACGGTCAAGAAAGGAGAGCTGTTCCTGAAATTCGAGCCTGCCAAAAGCCTGACTTCAGATCTTGAAGCGGTGGATGGTGAGCAGGGCTGA
- the clpS gene encoding ATP-dependent Clp protease adapter ClpS: protein MQQIAVHHYMSNFKWLRLSLENERTEQEGDHDVALAPAKARVKPPAMYQVLLLNDDFTPMDFVVEVLEKFFSMGTEQATQVMLMVHTQGKAVCGIFSKDVAETKAQQVNEYSREFQHPLLCKTIKAD from the coding sequence ATGCAGCAGATAGCAGTTCATCACTACATGAGTAATTTCAAGTGGCTTCGTCTAAGCTTAGAGAATGAAAGGACAGAGCAGGAAGGCGATCATGATGTCGCCCTGGCACCAGCTAAAGCCAGAGTTAAACCGCCCGCTATGTATCAGGTACTGCTCTTGAATGATGATTTTACACCGATGGATTTTGTGGTTGAGGTCCTGGAGAAATTTTTCAGCATGGGTACTGAGCAAGCAACACAGGTCATGCTGATGGTTCATACGCAAGGCAAAGCAGTATGTGGAATATTCAGCAAGGACGTAGCTGAAACCAAAGCCCAGCAAGTTAACGAGTACTCCAGAGAATTCCAGCATCCCCTGTTGTGCAAAACAATTAAAGCCGATTAG
- a CDS encoding NADP-dependent isocitrate dehydrogenase, whose protein sequence is MTTDTTKIIYTITDEAPALATYSLLPILQAFTQAAGVAVETRDISLAGRIIANFPEKLSAEQKQNDALTELGELAKTPEANIIKLPNISASIPQLTDAIKELQEHGYDIPDFPVEPENAEEEVIKARYAKVLGSAVNPVLREGNSDRRVATPVKEYARKNPHSMGAWTADSKSHVAHMRSGDFYASEQSAVMPEATDVRIEFVGRDGSVTVLKQNTSLLAGEVIDSAVMNVKALRAFYETSAQEAKEQNVLLSLHLKATMMKVSDPIMFGHAVTVFFKEVFEKHASVFAELGVDPDNGLGDVYAKIAKLPAEQQEEIKADIQAVYKARPELAMVDSDQGITNLHVPNDIIIDASMPAALRSSGQMWGPDGKLHDTKAMIPDRCYAAIYQEVIDFCKQHGAFDVTTMGNVANVGLMAQKAEEYGSHDKTFKAPASGIIRVVEESGSTVFEHPVEEGDIWRMCQTKDAPIRDWVKLAVNRARATGALTLFWLDENRAHDANLIAKVNEYLKFHDTEGLDIRILSPVDACRLSMETIQAGKDAISVTGNVLRDYLTDLFPILELGTSAKMLSIVPLLAGGGLFETGAGGSAPKHVQQLVKENHLRWDSLGEFLAIAVSLEDIAVKTGNTAAQVLADTLNAAIGKYLDANKSPSRRVKELDNRGSHFYLAQFWAEALVAQAADQQLSSKFAGLAETLVEKEEQIISELTDCQGGTAGLGGYYEPNPSKAAAVMRPSTTFNEAIDSLI, encoded by the coding sequence ATGACAACAGATACAACCAAAATTATTTACACCATTACCGATGAAGCTCCTGCCTTAGCCACCTACTCTCTGCTGCCAATCCTGCAGGCTTTTACCCAGGCCGCGGGTGTAGCTGTTGAAACCAGGGATATTTCACTGGCTGGTCGAATCATTGCTAATTTCCCCGAGAAGCTGAGCGCTGAACAAAAACAGAATGACGCTCTGACTGAGCTGGGTGAACTGGCTAAGACACCTGAAGCAAATATTATCAAGCTGCCTAATATCAGTGCTTCCATTCCCCAGCTGACCGATGCGATCAAAGAGCTTCAGGAGCATGGTTATGATATTCCTGATTTTCCCGTAGAACCCGAAAATGCTGAAGAAGAGGTGATCAAGGCTCGCTACGCCAAGGTGCTGGGCAGTGCGGTGAACCCGGTTCTCCGTGAGGGTAATTCTGATCGCCGTGTTGCCACTCCTGTCAAAGAGTATGCCAGAAAGAATCCTCACTCCATGGGGGCCTGGACTGCCGATTCCAAATCCCACGTTGCACATATGCGCAGCGGTGACTTCTATGCCAGTGAGCAGTCAGCTGTCATGCCTGAAGCAACGGATGTAAGAATCGAGTTTGTTGGCAGGGACGGATCGGTGACTGTGCTGAAGCAAAACACCAGTCTGCTGGCCGGTGAGGTCATTGACAGTGCGGTCATGAATGTGAAGGCTTTGAGGGCGTTCTATGAAACCTCTGCCCAAGAAGCCAAAGAACAAAATGTTCTGCTGTCGCTGCACCTGAAGGCCACCATGATGAAGGTTTCCGACCCGATCATGTTTGGTCATGCAGTGACGGTCTTCTTTAAAGAGGTGTTTGAGAAGCACGCTTCTGTGTTCGCCGAGCTGGGCGTTGATCCGGACAATGGTCTGGGTGATGTTTACGCCAAAATTGCCAAACTGCCTGCTGAGCAGCAAGAAGAAATAAAGGCAGATATCCAGGCTGTTTACAAGGCTCGTCCTGAGCTGGCGATGGTGGATTCCGATCAGGGGATCACTAATCTGCACGTGCCGAACGACATCATCATCGATGCTTCCATGCCCGCCGCCTTGCGCTCTTCTGGCCAGATGTGGGGGCCGGATGGCAAGTTGCATGATACCAAAGCCATGATTCCTGATCGTTGTTATGCAGCTATTTATCAGGAAGTCATCGATTTTTGCAAGCAGCACGGTGCTTTTGATGTTACTACCATGGGCAATGTTGCTAACGTGGGTCTGATGGCTCAGAAAGCTGAAGAGTACGGCTCTCATGATAAAACGTTCAAGGCACCCGCAAGCGGCATCATCCGTGTTGTAGAAGAGTCCGGCAGCACGGTGTTTGAGCACCCCGTTGAAGAAGGTGATATCTGGAGAATGTGCCAGACCAAAGACGCACCGATTCGCGACTGGGTGAAGCTGGCGGTGAACCGTGCCCGGGCAACCGGTGCCCTTACTCTGTTCTGGCTGGACGAAAATCGTGCTCACGATGCCAACCTGATTGCCAAGGTTAACGAGTACCTGAAGTTTCATGATACTGAAGGCCTGGATATCCGTATTCTGTCTCCAGTAGACGCCTGTCGTCTAAGCATGGAAACCATTCAGGCGGGTAAAGATGCCATTTCCGTAACGGGCAATGTTCTGCGTGATTACCTGACTGACTTGTTCCCGATTCTGGAACTGGGCACCAGCGCCAAAATGTTGTCTATCGTACCTCTGCTGGCCGGTGGTGGTTTGTTCGAGACCGGTGCTGGTGGTTCTGCCCCCAAGCATGTTCAGCAGCTTGTTAAAGAGAACCACTTGCGCTGGGATTCTTTGGGTGAATTCCTGGCCATCGCTGTATCGCTTGAAGATATTGCGGTTAAGACCGGAAATACCGCGGCTCAGGTTCTGGCAGACACTTTAAACGCTGCCATTGGCAAATACCTGGATGCCAACAAATCTCCTTCCCGTAGAGTAAAAGAGCTGGACAACCGAGGCAGTCATTTTTACCTCGCTCAGTTCTGGGCAGAAGCTTTGGTGGCTCAGGCAGCGGACCAGCAGCTCAGCAGCAAGTTTGCCGGTCTGGCAGAAACGTTGGTTGAGAAAGAAGAGCAAATTATTTCTGAGCTGACAGATTGTCAGGGTGGCACTGCTGGGTTAGGTGGCTACTATGAGCCGAATCCCTCTAAAGCAGCAGCAGTCATGCGTCCAAGTACGACGTTTAATGAGGCTATTGATAGCCTGATTTAA
- the mnmA gene encoding tRNA 2-thiouridine(34) synthase MnmA, which translates to MTDSSAFFSDKNPQDIRVIVGMSGGVDSSVSALLLKQQGYQVEGLFMKNWEEDDGTEYCTAMTDLEDAQAVCDKIGIKLHKANFAAEYWDNVFEHFLQEYKAGRTPNPDILCNKEIKFKAFLDYAQVLAADYIAMGHYARRDYVNDQACLKKGLDPNKDQSYFLHQVGAAQLAKTLFPVGEIEKPEVRRIAEAHNLITHNKKDSTGICFIGERRFRDFLKQYLPAQPGAIVTVQGETIGEHSGLMYHTIGQRQGLGIGGLKGASESPWYVVEKDLNNNQLVVAQGNNHPMLFSQALTASELFWISGSAPELPARLTAKIRYRQQDQACHLKQTVDGRYLVLFEEPQRAVTPGQSVVFYQNDICLGGGVIETRHHSLSDVDLQ; encoded by the coding sequence ATGACGGATTCTTCTGCATTTTTTTCTGATAAAAACCCTCAGGACATCCGTGTCATCGTGGGTATGTCCGGCGGTGTAGACTCCTCGGTATCTGCGCTTCTGCTCAAGCAGCAGGGCTATCAGGTGGAAGGTCTGTTCATGAAAAACTGGGAAGAAGATGACGGTACTGAATACTGTACCGCCATGACTGATCTCGAAGATGCCCAGGCTGTTTGCGACAAAATTGGCATTAAACTCCATAAAGCCAATTTTGCTGCCGAATACTGGGACAATGTCTTTGAGCACTTCCTGCAGGAATACAAGGCCGGACGCACTCCCAACCCCGACATTCTCTGCAATAAAGAAATCAAGTTCAAAGCGTTTCTGGATTATGCCCAGGTACTGGCAGCTGACTATATCGCCATGGGGCATTACGCCCGCAGAGATTACGTTAATGATCAGGCCTGCCTGAAAAAGGGTCTTGACCCCAACAAAGATCAAAGCTATTTCCTGCATCAGGTCGGCGCCGCACAACTGGCCAAAACATTGTTCCCCGTAGGGGAAATAGAAAAACCTGAGGTTCGGCGTATTGCCGAAGCACACAACCTGATCACCCATAACAAAAAAGACAGCACCGGTATCTGCTTTATTGGTGAACGTCGTTTCCGGGATTTCCTGAAACAGTACCTTCCAGCTCAACCGGGTGCCATTGTCACCGTTCAGGGTGAAACTATTGGTGAGCATTCCGGCCTGATGTACCATACCATCGGCCAGAGACAGGGGCTTGGTATTGGTGGTTTGAAAGGCGCCTCAGAATCTCCCTGGTATGTTGTTGAGAAAGACCTTAACAACAACCAGCTGGTGGTAGCCCAGGGCAACAATCATCCTATGTTGTTTTCCCAGGCCCTGACGGCTTCTGAACTATTCTGGATCTCTGGCTCGGCGCCCGAACTGCCTGCCAGGCTGACCGCCAAGATCCGCTATCGGCAGCAGGATCAGGCCTGCCATCTTAAGCAAACGGTAGACGGAAGGTATCTGGTACTATTTGAAGAGCCTCAGAGAGCCGTCACCCCGGGGCAGTCTGTGGTTTTCTACCAAAATGACATTTGTCTGGGCGGCGGCGTTATTGAAACCAGACACCACTCCCTGAGCGATGTCGATCTGCAATGA
- the hflD gene encoding high frequency lysogenization protein HflD — protein sequence MQYTVKEQAAALSAIFQAAGLVERLAKSGQISEEPLEPLIGSLFATSPDSVEEVFNGYHNLLTGRKILKDVLQRQANAIQADTVRYALTLIHLERKLSRNRTMLGEISQRLQRCKEQADHFGIVHENVVASLASIYLDTISTFKTRVQVSGDLRHLQNPGNADKIRAILFAGIRAAILWRQTGGSRWQLLLNRKKLLDGLSQL from the coding sequence GTGCAATACACAGTAAAGGAACAGGCAGCGGCCCTCTCAGCTATTTTCCAGGCTGCTGGTCTTGTAGAACGACTGGCCAAAAGCGGACAAATCAGCGAAGAACCACTGGAGCCACTGATCGGCAGTCTGTTTGCCACCTCTCCAGACAGTGTTGAAGAGGTCTTCAATGGCTACCATAACCTCCTGACCGGCAGAAAAATTCTAAAAGATGTCCTGCAACGGCAGGCCAACGCCATCCAGGCCGACACCGTTCGCTACGCCCTGACCCTGATTCACCTTGAACGCAAACTTTCCCGCAACCGCACTATGTTGGGGGAAATCTCCCAGCGTCTGCAACGCTGCAAGGAGCAGGCAGACCATTTTGGCATTGTTCATGAAAATGTGGTTGCCAGCCTTGCCAGTATTTACCTGGACACCATCAGTACATTTAAGACAAGAGTGCAAGTTTCGGGGGATCTCCGGCACCTGCAAAATCCGGGCAATGCTGACAAGATACGCGCAATCTTGTTTGCCGGAATACGCGCAGCCATTCTCTGGCGCCAGACAGGGGGCAGTCGCTGGCAGCTATTACTCAATCGTAAAAAACTGCTGGATGGCCTGAGCCAGCTGTAA